From Humisphaera borealis, the proteins below share one genomic window:
- a CDS encoding agmatine deiminase family protein — translation MTKLKILDKTPAELGYSFPAEWHPHIGTWFSWPRPEGISFPGKYHTVPENLARIFAEIAKREQVHVNVPNDNWEYIVRQQLKEHGCPTKNVFFHHIPTNESWCRDHGPAFVLKPATKKGAKPQTAIVDWGFNAWGGKYPPYDSDDAVPTRIAEELKLPIFYPKIVMEGGAIEVNGAGTLLTTTDCLLNKNRNPTLSKPQIEQYLKDYYGQKHICWLTGGIEGDDTDGHVDDLARFISPTKVVIGMEPDPKDANYKVLRSARRQLEKLRDQDGKPFEIIEIPMPKAVVYDGQRLPATYVNFLFVNGALLVPTFRDKKNDRRAIEVLQSHLPKHQVVGIDCTELIWGLGAIHCLSQQWPK, via the coding sequence ATGACCAAGCTCAAGATCCTCGACAAGACCCCCGCCGAACTCGGCTACTCGTTTCCCGCCGAATGGCATCCGCACATCGGCACCTGGTTCAGTTGGCCGCGGCCGGAGGGAATTTCGTTCCCGGGCAAGTACCACACGGTGCCGGAGAACCTGGCCCGCATCTTCGCCGAGATCGCGAAACGTGAGCAGGTTCACGTCAACGTGCCCAACGACAACTGGGAGTACATCGTCCGGCAGCAGTTGAAGGAGCACGGCTGCCCGACGAAGAACGTGTTCTTCCACCATATCCCGACGAACGAAAGCTGGTGCCGGGATCACGGCCCGGCGTTTGTGCTGAAGCCGGCGACAAAGAAGGGCGCGAAACCGCAGACGGCGATCGTCGACTGGGGCTTCAACGCCTGGGGCGGCAAGTATCCGCCTTACGATTCGGACGACGCCGTCCCGACCCGGATCGCCGAGGAACTGAAGCTGCCGATCTTCTATCCGAAGATCGTCATGGAAGGCGGCGCGATCGAGGTCAACGGCGCCGGCACACTCCTGACGACGACCGACTGCCTGCTCAACAAGAACCGCAACCCGACCCTGTCAAAACCGCAGATCGAGCAGTATCTCAAGGACTACTACGGCCAGAAGCACATCTGCTGGCTCACCGGCGGTATTGAGGGAGACGACACCGACGGCCATGTCGACGACCTGGCCCGGTTCATCTCGCCGACGAAGGTCGTCATCGGCATGGAGCCCGATCCGAAGGACGCCAACTACAAGGTGCTCAGGTCCGCCCGACGGCAACTGGAGAAGTTGCGTGACCAGGACGGCAAGCCGTTCGAGATCATCGAGATCCCCATGCCAAAGGCGGTCGTTTACGACGGCCAGCGGCTGCCGGCGACCTATGTGAACTTTCTGTTCGTGAATGGGGCGTTATTGGTCCCCACTTTCCGCGACAAGAAGAACGACCGCCGGGCGATCGAGGTTCTTCAGAGCCATTTGCCGAAACACCAGGTCGTCGGCATCGACTGCACGGAGCTCATCTGGGGCCTGGGCGCGATCCACTGCCTGAGCCAGCAGTGGCCGAAGTAG
- a CDS encoding PEP-CTERM sorting domain-containing protein gives MDCLKKVVVGSVAVMASAVLIPSIANAASILEWNTAGNLGTETTEPSTLNDPGVATSNLTLGAGVTPAANGNRFGGSNWFDTGDSQPQTLAQAVTGNDYIQFVLTPQAGNTVSLTGFSFIWGRSGTGPDALTLRSSADSFTADLATATGLVDTTTVVTNLTFTLNNITTATTFRLYGYGGTATAATGGTGGFDTATAATTPNVILSGTVVPEPSALALIGVAGLLAGRRRLRNA, from the coding sequence ATGGATTGCTTAAAGAAAGTTGTCGTCGGGTCAGTGGCGGTCATGGCTTCGGCCGTTTTGATCCCTTCGATCGCCAACGCCGCTTCGATTCTGGAGTGGAACACGGCAGGCAATCTTGGAACGGAGACGACGGAGCCCAGCACGCTGAATGACCCCGGCGTGGCCACTTCCAATCTCACTTTGGGTGCTGGCGTAACTCCGGCCGCGAATGGCAACCGGTTCGGCGGAAGTAACTGGTTTGATACCGGCGATTCCCAGCCCCAAACGCTGGCACAAGCGGTCACCGGCAATGACTATATCCAGTTTGTCCTCACTCCTCAGGCCGGTAACACCGTGAGCCTCACCGGGTTTTCATTCATCTGGGGTCGTTCTGGCACTGGTCCCGACGCCCTCACCTTGCGGTCGTCGGCCGACTCTTTCACCGCCGACTTGGCGACGGCCACAGGGTTGGTCGATACGACTACTGTCGTCACAAATCTGACTTTTACCTTGAACAACATCACCACCGCCACAACATTCCGCCTTTACGGTTACGGCGGAACCGCGACGGCCGCCACCGGTGGTACCGGCGGCTTCGACACTGCGACGGCCGCTACCACGCCCAACGTCATCCTGAGCGGCACCGTCGTTCCGGAACCCAGCGCGTTGGCCCTTATCGGCGTCGCTGGTCTGCTGGCTGGTCGGCGTCGTCTGCGTAACGCTTAA
- a CDS encoding lamin tail domain-containing protein → MKVGWKGTRIWSNQVSPTDPVRPFVWFVPLSLTVTEFNWGSMIASGIVRLIRSLSAQRWCAISACIAASGFFSPVAPAAVVINEIYGGGGLAGSPLRNDYVEIVNNGATAFILDNYRLEGAGAALTDWDGITFPAGTSLAPGEVLLVQFGSSGSIGTLLTGTFGTPASKNISATAGKVRLHDGTVGLTAAADAAGILDFVGYATTANQFEVTRAPAGSNQLSISRKVDGVDSNNNGNDFTTTLSRSPGAANVPEPGVLGLAGLLAGLRALARPSRRNSSK, encoded by the coding sequence ATGAAAGTGGGCTGGAAGGGTACACGTATCTGGAGTAATCAGGTCTCTCCAACCGACCCGGTGCGGCCTTTTGTGTGGTTCGTGCCATTGAGCCTCACGGTTACTGAATTCAATTGGGGCAGCATGATCGCCAGCGGAATAGTCCGTTTAATACGTTCTCTTTCTGCACAGCGCTGGTGCGCGATTTCCGCATGCATTGCGGCTTCGGGATTCTTCAGTCCAGTTGCGCCGGCCGCTGTGGTGATCAACGAGATCTATGGGGGAGGAGGCCTCGCCGGTTCCCCGCTTCGGAACGACTACGTCGAGATCGTCAATAACGGCGCAACCGCTTTCATTCTCGATAATTATCGACTCGAAGGCGCAGGGGCGGCGCTCACGGATTGGGATGGCATTACGTTCCCTGCGGGGACTTCGCTGGCGCCGGGGGAAGTCCTGTTGGTCCAGTTCGGCTCCAGTGGAAGCATCGGCACTTTGCTGACGGGGACCTTCGGGACTCCAGCGAGCAAGAACATCAGTGCCACTGCCGGCAAGGTGCGTCTGCACGATGGCACCGTCGGGCTTACTGCCGCCGCCGATGCCGCCGGGATACTGGATTTCGTCGGGTATGCCACCACGGCAAACCAGTTCGAGGTCACGCGGGCACCTGCGGGAAGCAACCAGCTTTCCATCAGTCGCAAGGTGGACGGCGTCGATTCGAACAACAACGGCAACGACTTCACGACCACACTAAGCCGATCGCCGGGAGCAGCTAACGTGCCGGAGCCAGGGGTGCTAGGGTTGGCGGGGCTGCTTGCCGGACTTAGGGCTCTCGCACGTCCCTCCCGCCGAAATAGCTCGAAGTAG
- the speA gene encoding biosynthetic arginine decarboxylase produces MATPVDTATPQSSSPATPTPANDAQSGVSPSAPGATLSPFPAAVGVAAAIAEKMNRSGNGANGSNGNSGMTDHHSALPQRPWSVEESAKLYSIKNWGQSYFSINNDGHVAVHPTQEPARNIDLKKLVDELRERDIQLPCLIRFTDILQHRVRQIHQAFDRAIRDHEYRGEYRCVYPIKVNQQRHVVEEIHAFGKPYGFGLEAGSKPELLAVMAIVDDNNTPIICNGFKDDEFIEAVILATKIGRNIIPVVEKFSELELIVKYAKLHNVKPSIGVRVKLSAKGAGRWEQSGGVRSKFGLFIAEVIDALDFLRKHGMGDCLNLLHFHLGSQINNIRNVKAAIIELVRVYTEMQRLGAGLKYIDVGGGLGVDYDGSKTDFGSSINYGLQEYANDVIFHVKEICDQAKVDHPIIISESGRAMVAYHSVLVFNVLGWSGFARFDLPQQITDEDRRSMPAPVVNLFDTWQGINESNFMEYYHDSQISKDAVLNLFSLGYCSLEQRSLAERLYFGICSKVLTIIRKMDYVPDEFQGLESMLSDTYFCNYSIFQSMPDSWAIDQLFPIMPIHRLAEEPNCRGIIADITCDSDGKVDRFIDRRQVKPVLELHPYRGDDYFLAAFLVGAYQEILGDLHNLLGDTNAVHVTLDEDGLATIDEVIEGDTVREVLHYVQFSADDLLRSMRKMVERALKEQKLSLDESRVLLKFYESGLEGYTYLE; encoded by the coding sequence ATGGCCACTCCGGTCGATACCGCGACCCCACAGTCTTCTTCCCCCGCAACCCCCACGCCGGCGAACGACGCGCAGTCCGGCGTCAGCCCGTCGGCCCCCGGCGCGACGCTGTCGCCGTTCCCGGCGGCCGTCGGTGTCGCCGCGGCGATCGCGGAAAAGATGAACCGATCCGGCAACGGCGCCAACGGCAGCAATGGGAACTCAGGCATGACCGACCATCACAGCGCGCTGCCGCAACGCCCCTGGAGTGTCGAAGAATCCGCAAAGCTCTACAGCATCAAAAACTGGGGCCAGAGCTACTTTTCGATCAACAACGACGGCCACGTTGCCGTCCACCCCACGCAGGAGCCGGCGCGGAACATCGACCTTAAAAAGCTCGTCGACGAGCTCCGCGAGCGCGACATCCAGCTCCCCTGCCTCATTCGCTTCACCGACATTCTGCAGCACCGCGTCCGCCAGATTCACCAGGCGTTCGACCGGGCGATCAGGGACCACGAATACCGCGGCGAGTACCGCTGCGTCTACCCGATCAAGGTCAACCAGCAGCGCCACGTCGTCGAAGAAATCCACGCCTTCGGCAAGCCTTACGGCTTCGGCCTGGAAGCCGGCAGCAAGCCGGAACTGCTGGCCGTGATGGCGATCGTTGACGACAATAACACCCCAATCATCTGCAACGGCTTCAAGGACGACGAGTTCATCGAAGCCGTCATCCTGGCGACGAAAATCGGCCGGAACATCATCCCGGTGGTCGAGAAGTTCAGCGAGCTTGAACTGATCGTGAAGTACGCCAAGCTGCACAACGTCAAGCCGAGCATCGGCGTGCGGGTGAAGCTGTCGGCCAAGGGTGCCGGGCGGTGGGAACAATCCGGCGGCGTGCGGAGCAAGTTCGGCCTGTTCATCGCCGAGGTGATCGACGCGCTCGATTTCCTCCGCAAGCACGGCATGGGCGACTGCCTTAACCTGCTCCACTTCCACCTCGGCAGCCAGATCAACAACATCCGCAACGTCAAAGCGGCGATCATCGAACTGGTCCGCGTCTACACCGAAATGCAGCGGCTCGGCGCCGGCTTAAAGTACATCGATGTCGGCGGCGGCCTGGGGGTCGATTACGACGGCTCCAAGACCGACTTCGGCTCGTCGATCAACTACGGCCTTCAGGAATACGCCAACGACGTGATCTTCCACGTCAAGGAAATCTGCGACCAGGCCAAGGTCGATCACCCGATCATCATCAGCGAGAGCGGCCGGGCGATGGTCGCGTACCACAGCGTGCTGGTGTTTAACGTGCTCGGCTGGAGCGGCTTTGCCCGGTTCGATCTGCCGCAGCAGATCACCGACGAAGATCGCCGAAGCATGCCCGCCCCGGTGGTCAACCTCTTCGACACCTGGCAGGGCATCAATGAATCCAACTTCATGGAGTATTACCACGACTCCCAAATCAGCAAAGACGCCGTGCTGAACCTGTTCAGTCTCGGCTACTGCTCGCTGGAACAGCGCAGCCTGGCCGAGCGGCTCTACTTCGGCATCTGCTCGAAGGTCCTGACGATCATCCGCAAGATGGACTATGTGCCGGACGAGTTCCAGGGCCTGGAATCGATGCTGTCCGATACGTACTTCTGCAACTACTCGATCTTCCAGTCGATGCCCGACAGCTGGGCGATCGACCAGTTGTTCCCGATCATGCCGATTCATCGGCTGGCGGAAGAGCCGAATTGCCGGGGCATCATCGCCGACATCACGTGCGATTCCGACGGCAAGGTGGACCGCTTCATCGACCGCCGACAGGTCAAGCCGGTGCTCGAACTGCACCCCTACCGCGGCGACGACTACTTCCTGGCGGCGTTCCTGGTGGGGGCGTACCAGGAAATCCTGGGTGACCTGCACAACCTGCTCGGCGACACCAACGCCGTCCATGTAACGCTCGACGAAGACGGGTTGGCGACGATCGACGAGGTGATCGAAGGCGACACGGTCCGCGAGGTGCTGCACTACGTCCAGTTCAGTGCCGACGACCTGCTGCGATCGATGCGCAAGATGGTGGAACGGGCGCTGAAGGAGCAGAAACTGAGCCTGGACGAGAGCCGGGTATTGTTAAAGTTCTATGAAAGTGGGCTGGAAGGGTACACGTATCTGGAGTAA
- a CDS encoding TolB-like translocation protein, translating into MSTLRVPSFASAILGLLLAGPLAAQPAAPSTQPAVKVTETPIYTIPDGVKIIDTLVSPDNLHVGVVESKDGSFTVVVDGVRGPVEEWVVRGSLLFSPEGGRFAYEIQKGNQMMLVVGQAGPQWAATTQPPYYMVGRVVFSTDGKRYAYLAQKTKDGKMQVVIDGQEQPEADEIFASDMQFSPDGKQFAYRARKAPEKPDPANPKAGGKQYYVIDGAAQPEHDVVARMTFSTQGGRWGYIARDGAESAIVIDGKSSAKFAIVAGLAFSTDGKRYAYAIEPAGPDGKPGGKQSLVYNGGEGEKQFQPFDGIGAIVFSPDGRRIAITTMTDKKWSVYVDGKTAGSFDGTGGMLFSPDSKRLATVAGRDGRQFLVLDGKEYAPVDVVATAGFSPDSAKVASVVIIGAQRMLFLEDKRVGPATFFAFSPDGAWLAHALPAGETKWQLALDGKGVGPTFDAAPPGSRVVWESPTVARIIAGRARAMFMVKMNLGG; encoded by the coding sequence ATGTCCACCCTACGCGTACCGTCGTTTGCTTCTGCCATTCTTGGTCTCCTGCTGGCAGGCCCACTCGCCGCCCAGCCCGCCGCGCCATCCACCCAGCCGGCGGTGAAGGTCACCGAGACCCCAATCTATACGATTCCCGATGGCGTCAAGATCATTGACACCCTCGTCAGCCCTGACAACCTCCACGTCGGCGTCGTCGAATCGAAGGACGGATCTTTCACTGTCGTCGTCGACGGCGTACGCGGGCCGGTCGAAGAATGGGTGGTTCGCGGCTCCCTCCTGTTCAGCCCTGAAGGCGGACGCTTCGCCTACGAGATTCAGAAGGGCAACCAGATGATGCTCGTCGTCGGCCAGGCCGGACCCCAGTGGGCCGCCACCACGCAGCCGCCATACTACATGGTCGGACGGGTGGTCTTTTCGACCGACGGCAAGCGATACGCCTACCTCGCCCAGAAGACCAAAGACGGCAAGATGCAGGTCGTCATCGACGGCCAGGAACAGCCGGAAGCCGACGAAATCTTCGCCTCCGACATGCAGTTCAGCCCCGACGGCAAGCAATTTGCCTACCGCGCCCGCAAGGCCCCCGAAAAGCCAGACCCCGCCAACCCCAAGGCCGGCGGCAAACAGTATTACGTCATCGACGGTGCCGCCCAGCCCGAGCACGATGTCGTCGCCCGGATGACCTTCAGCACCCAGGGTGGCCGCTGGGGGTACATCGCCCGCGACGGCGCCGAGTCGGCGATCGTCATCGACGGCAAGTCGTCGGCGAAGTTTGCGATCGTCGCCGGGCTGGCGTTTTCGACCGACGGCAAACGCTACGCCTACGCGATCGAACCCGCCGGCCCGGACGGCAAGCCCGGCGGGAAGCAGTCGCTGGTTTACAACGGCGGCGAAGGCGAGAAGCAGTTTCAGCCGTTCGACGGCATCGGCGCGATCGTCTTCAGCCCCGACGGGCGGCGGATCGCGATCACGACGATGACCGACAAGAAATGGAGCGTCTATGTAGACGGGAAAACCGCCGGCTCGTTCGACGGCACCGGCGGCATGCTCTTCAGCCCGGACAGCAAACGCCTGGCGACCGTCGCCGGCCGCGATGGACGGCAGTTCCTGGTGCTCGACGGCAAGGAGTACGCTCCGGTCGATGTCGTCGCGACAGCGGGCTTCAGCCCCGATTCGGCGAAGGTCGCATCGGTCGTCATCATCGGTGCCCAGCGGATGCTGTTCCTCGAAGACAAGCGCGTCGGCCCGGCCACGTTCTTTGCCTTCTCCCCCGACGGCGCCTGGCTCGCCCACGCACTACCTGCCGGCGAAACCAAGTGGCAGTTGGCGCTCGACGGCAAAGGTGTCGGCCCGACATTCGACGCGGCCCCGCCGGGCTCGCGGGTGGTTTGGGAATCGCCGACGGTGGCAAGAATCATCGCCGGCCGCGCCCGGGCGATGTTCATGGTGAAGATGAATCTCGGGGGGTAA
- the eutC gene encoding ethanolamine ammonia-lyase subunit EutC → MPDPWQHLRKLTSARIALGRTGGSLPTGEVLKFSMDHALARDAVWAELDLDRLEAEVTDALSPAPPDTDLRKDAAVSACGVVRVTTLAGDRATYLQRPDWGRKLSPDSETKLTAVGPPEGVDVVIIVADGLSALAAQRQAPEVLRPLVPALLAGGLSIGPVVLATQARVGLQDEIGHRLRARCAVTLIGERPGLGTADSLGAYLVFDPKPGNTDADRNCVSNIRPEGLPPAVAAETLFHLITQSLVRKLSGVRLKDERVLTGPAATTILNETQIDRKTLVHE, encoded by the coding sequence ATGCCCGACCCCTGGCAGCATCTTCGCAAGCTGACGTCTGCCCGCATCGCGCTGGGCCGGACCGGCGGATCATTGCCGACGGGCGAGGTGCTGAAGTTTTCGATGGATCACGCCCTGGCCCGCGACGCGGTCTGGGCGGAATTGGATCTGGATCGGCTCGAAGCGGAGGTGACGGACGCGTTGTCGCCCGCGCCACCAGACACGGACCTCCGCAAGGATGCTGCGGTCTCGGCGTGCGGGGTGGTTCGCGTGACGACGCTTGCCGGCGATCGCGCGACCTATCTTCAGCGTCCAGACTGGGGACGAAAACTGTCGCCCGATAGTGAGACAAAACTCACGGCCGTGGGCCCGCCGGAAGGCGTCGATGTCGTGATCATCGTCGCCGACGGGTTGTCGGCCCTGGCGGCACAGCGGCAGGCGCCGGAGGTGTTGCGGCCGTTGGTTCCCGCGCTTCTGGCCGGCGGATTGTCGATCGGGCCGGTCGTTCTCGCGACGCAAGCCCGCGTCGGCTTGCAGGACGAAATCGGCCACCGCCTTCGGGCAAGGTGCGCCGTGACGCTCATCGGCGAGCGGCCGGGACTTGGCACCGCCGACAGCCTGGGGGCGTACTTGGTGTTCGACCCCAAACCGGGCAACACCGACGCCGACCGCAACTGCGTCTCGAACATCCGCCCCGAAGGTCTCCCGCCCGCCGTCGCGGCCGAGACGCTGTTCCACCTGATCACGCAATCGCTGGTTCGGAAACTAAGCGGGGTGCGGTTGAAGGATGAACGCGTTCTAACGGGGCCGGCTGCCACGACGATCCTGAACGAGACGCAGATCGACAGGAAGACTCTTGTCCACGAATGA